AACCTCCTGGCTGTCTGTGCAATCATACTTCCTTTCCCACTTGGCACGCCTTTGGGACCTTAGCCGGCGGTCTGGGCTGTTTCCCTCTTGACGACGGCCCTTATCAGTCGCCGTCTGACTGCTGCATATTGTATCGCGGTATTCGGAGTTTGGTTAAGCTCGGTACCCAGTGACGGGCCCTCACCTATCCAGTGCTCTACCTCCGCGACAGTCCGTGCAACGCTAGCCCTAAAGCTATTTCGGAGAGTACCAGCTATTTCCAAGTTTGTTTAGTCTTTCGCTCCGAGCCACAGCTCATCCCAACCCTTTTCAGCGGATTTAGGTTCGGCCCTCCACAGGATTTCACTCCTGCTTCAGCCTGGCCATGGCTAGATCACTTGGCTTCGGGTCTACCGCACGCGACTGAACGCCCTGTTCAGACTCGGTTTCCCTGCGGCTCCGGGACTCCTATCCCTTAACCTTGCCGCATACGGTAACTCGCAGGCTCATTCTACAAAAGGCACGCCATCACCCTTCCGGGCTTTGACCGCTTGTAGGTCCACGGTTTCAGGTTCTCTTTCACTCCCCTCCCGGGGTCCTTTTCACCTTTCCCTCACGGTACTATGCGCTATCGGTAGCTGCCGAGTATTTAGCCTTGGAGGGTGGTCCCCCCAGATTCCGGCAGGATTTCTCGTGTCCCGCCGTACTCAGGTTGCGCGGCCATGCAGCCGGAGGCGTTTCGCGTACGGGGCTTTCACCCGCTCTGGCCGGCCTTCCCAGGACCGTTCCGCTACGCTTCCGGTTTCTTACTGCACGGGGCAAAGCCCCCGCCGCACCCCTACAACCCCGCGCACCCGAAGGCACGCGGTTTGGGCTCCTCCCCGTTCGCTCGCCGCTACTGGGGGAATCTCGTTTGATTTCTACTCCCGCTGGTACTTAGATGGTTCACTCCCCAGCGTATACCGCGGACACGCTATTTTGTTCACGTGCCCGCGAATGTCATCAGGACATTCGGGTTACCCCATTCGGAAATCCGCGGATCAAAGGGTATTGGCCCCTCCCCGCGGCTTATCGCAGCTTATCGCGTCCTTCCTCGCCTGGCAGCTCCTAGGCATCCTCCGTGGACCCTAATTTCACTTGACCATATCATTCTTCCAATCCCTACGCTCAAACTGTCAATAATCGCTGTAAAACTCTCTGGAGGCAAGGGGATTCGAACCCCTGACCCTCGGCTTGCAAAGCCGATGCTCTAGCCAGCTGAGCTATGCCCCCGACGCACTTGGACAAAAGAGGGAGGGAAGGATTCGAAGATTTCGGCATGCGCACCCAAATGGGCGTCTTGTTCGCAGGATTTTCGCCTGCTGGCCAACGGCCTTGGATTGCGGTCCGCGGCTGTGAGGGCCTCGGACCTGCCTTTCTTTGCAGAAAGGAGGTGATCCAGCCGCACCTTCCGGTACGGCTACCTTGTTACGACTTCACCCCCCTCACCAGGCGTACCTTCGGAACCGCCCCCCCTTGCGGGTTGGGCTGGCGACTTCGGGTACCCCCGACTCGGATGGTGTGACGGGCGGTGTGTACAAGGCCCGGGAACGTATTCACCGCGCCATGCTGATGCGCGATTACTAGCGATTCCAACTTCATGGAGTCGAGTTGCAGACTCCAATCCGTACTGGGACCGGCTTTAAGCGATTCGCTCCGCCTCGCGGCCTCGCTGCGCTCTGTACCGGCCATTGTAGCACGTGTGTGGCCCAGGGCATAAGGGCCATGATGACTTGACGTCGTCCCCACCTTCCTCCGGTTTGTCACCGGCAGTTCCGCCTGAGTCCCCACCTTTACGTGGTGGTAACAGGCAGCAGGGGTTGCGCTCGTTGCGGGACTTAACCCAACACTTCACAGCACGAGCTGACGACAGCCATGCAGCACCTGTATACCGGCTGCAAGCAGCTATGCACTTTCAGGCATATTCCGGTATATGTCAAGCCCTGGTAAGGTTTCTCGCGTACCATCGAATTAAACCACATGCTCCACCGCTTGTGCGGGCCCCCGTCAATTCCTTTGAGTTTCACCCTTGCGAGCATACTCCCCAGGCGGTACACTTAATGCGTTAGCTTCGGTACCGAGGGTCAACCCCCCGCCACCTGGTGTACATCGTTTACTGTGCGGACTACCAGGGTATCTAAACCTGTTTGCTCCCCGCACCTTCGCGTCTCAGCGTCAATACATGGCCAGATGCCTGCCTTCGCCATTGGTGTTCTTCCAGATATCTACAGATTTCACCCCTACACCTGGAATTCCGGCATCCCCTCCTGTATTCAAGCCCTGCAGTTTCCAGCGCGTCTCCCCGGTTGAGCCGGGGCCTTTCACGCCAGACTGGCAGGGCCGCCTGCACGCCCTTTACGCCCAATGATTCCGAACAACGCTCGCCCCCTACGTGTTACCGCGGCTGCTGGCACGTAGTTAGCCGGGGCTTATTCCGGGATTCACGTCATCCCGCGGCCATTACCTGCCACGGTTATTCCCCCTCCCGAAAAGAACTTTACAACCTCACGGCCTTCATCGTTCACGCGGCGTCGCTCCGTCAGGCTTTCGCCCATTGCGGAAGATCCTTAGCTGCTGCCTCCCGTAGGAGTCTGGACCGTGTCTCAGTTCCAATGTGGCCGATCACCCTCTCAGGCCGGCTACCCATCGTCGCCACGGTGGGCCTTTACCCCGCCGTCTAGCTAATGGGCCGCGGACTCATCCCCCGGCGGCGCCGAAGCGCCTTTCCCCGGGGCCCCCTGCGGGGCCCCGCTCGTATCCGGTATTATCCCAGGTTTCCCAAGGCTATCCCGGACCGGGGGGCAGATTGTCCACGTGTTACTCACCCGTCCGCCGCTCTAGGGGCCCGAAGGCCCTTGCCGCTCGACTTGCATGCTTAAAACGCGCCGCCAGCGTTCGTTCTGAGCCAGGATCAAACTCTCCGTCATAGGAATACGGGGCCGAAGCCCCGCAGCTATTACTTCGATAGTCTGCCCTGTCTTTCCTCGCAAACGAACGTAGCTTCTTTCATCTACTGTTCATCATTTCGAATTGACTGGGAAGCCCACTTGTGGTGCTTCCGCTTCTATCTTCGTTTCCTTCCCTTCGCTCGTTGTTTCATAAATCGTTAGCATGCCCGGCTTTACCGGTGCCTCTTGCTGTGCCCCATCGCTGAGGCGCTCGGTTAACATACCAGATTTCCCACTTCCCAGTCAAGCCTTCCCAGGCTTTTTCTTTTCCGTGTTCCAACCGTTCCGTCTACCGCACAAGAAGGCACTATATACGGCATGGCACATCCTGTCCAGTGGGTTTGGTAATATTTTGAAACAAAATGAAAATTATCATTTCATATTGTTAAAACAGAGGGCCTTCGCTAGGATATGCCCCGGGGAGATCATCCATGGAACACGACATGAGCAGGGGAAACCCTGCCAAACTTATATTCTTTTTTATGCTTCCGATCCTTGCAGGAAACCTATTCCAGCAATTCTATAGTATGGTAGACACCTTTGTCGTAGGTAGGTTTGACGGAGTCCAGTCCTTGGCCGCAGTCGGGGCTACCGGGGGAATGGTTTTTCTCATACTCGGATTCGTCGGTGGGCTTACCGCAGGCTTCAGCGTAATAGTCAGCCAGAAATTCGGTGCAAAGGATATCTCCGGTATGAAAAAGGCAGTTGCAATGAGCTGCCTAGCTGCAGGAGTGCTTGCAATACTGGTTTCCTTCATAGCCATCCTCACAAGCAAACCCCTCTTGATACTGCTCAAAACCCCACAAAACATCATCGAGGCAGCCAATGCCTATATTACCATTATATATATAGGCATATTCGCAACCATTTACTATAACCTGCTCGCCTCTGTGTTGAGGGCCCTCGGGGACAGTAAGTCCCCCCTCTATTTTCTCATCATTGCCTCGGTTCTCAACGTAATCGGCGATTTCATCACCGTTGTGTACCTGCACCTGTCCGTACGGGGCGTTGCCTATGCAACGGTTGCCAGCCAGAGCATCTCTGCCTTGTGTTGCCTACTCTATATAATAAAGAAGTACCCCTCCCTCCATCTTAGCAAAAAAGACTGGAAGATCGACCTCCCGCTGATCACAAGACTGTTACGGATCGGGCTACCCAGTGCCCTGCAGTTTTCCGTCTGTGCCATAGGGGTGCTCATCGTACAGGCCAGCATCAACCAGATGGGGAGCAATACCGTAGCCGCCTATTCCGTAGGTGTGAAAATCGAACAGCTGGTAACCCAACCCTTGGTTACCCTTGGCATGGCAATGGCCACCTTTGCCGGACAAAACCTAGGGGCAGGACGATTGGACAGGGTTCAAAAAGGGGTAAAAAACGGAGTCTTGCTGACCATTGCCTTCAGC
The sequence above is a segment of the Sphaerochaeta pleomorpha str. Grapes genome. Coding sequences within it:
- a CDS encoding MATE family efflux transporter, with translation MEHDMSRGNPAKLIFFFMLPILAGNLFQQFYSMVDTFVVGRFDGVQSLAAVGATGGMVFLILGFVGGLTAGFSVIVSQKFGAKDISGMKKAVAMSCLAAGVLAILVSFIAILTSKPLLILLKTPQNIIEAANAYITIIYIGIFATIYYNLLASVLRALGDSKSPLYFLIIASVLNVIGDFITVVYLHLSVRGVAYATVASQSISALCCLLYIIKKYPSLHLSKKDWKIDLPLITRLLRIGLPSALQFSVCAIGVLIVQASINQMGSNTVAAYSVGVKIEQLVTQPLVTLGMAMATFAGQNLGAGRLDRVQKGVKNGVLLTIAFSLISYGLLLVFGKFLARLFIEGDQTQVIEQVVLYLQVVAIFFIPLGLIFIYRNTCQGLGSGLIPMLSSIQELVFRILVVLTLPRYFGYLGICLSSPIAWLAAAILLVIAYHRKLRNLEKGFLLHAIRNKESIAIPIGTDPSRA